A DNA window from Natronosalvus rutilus contains the following coding sequences:
- a CDS encoding SDR family NAD(P)-dependent oxidoreductase has protein sequence MDLTGRTALVTGAAAGIGRGIAIELARGGANVAVTDLRKEPKLVEEQERGETTEVIEDFGGDALFSECDVGNESSVKATVGETVEAFGGIDILVNNAGISVPGSVTELGWEDWEQIVDVNLTSVYLTTKHAASHLNESGAGRIVNLASTAAFEGTPKGAGYCATKGGVVNLTRQLAVDFGSDGTTANALCPGPIYTSMSQGTFDDPERREVYEEHVLLPYFGEPEDVGQLTRFLASDAARYITGTAIPIDGGWLASR, from the coding sequence ATGGACCTCACAGGGAGAACCGCACTTGTCACTGGCGCAGCTGCCGGTATCGGTCGGGGAATCGCAATCGAACTCGCACGGGGCGGTGCAAACGTCGCCGTCACAGACCTCCGGAAAGAACCGAAACTGGTGGAGGAGCAGGAACGGGGTGAGACGACCGAAGTCATCGAGGACTTCGGGGGCGACGCCCTATTCAGCGAGTGCGATGTCGGAAATGAATCATCGGTCAAAGCGACAGTCGGCGAGACTGTCGAAGCGTTCGGTGGCATCGACATTCTGGTCAACAACGCGGGCATCTCGGTTCCCGGTTCCGTGACCGAACTCGGGTGGGAGGATTGGGAGCAAATTGTGGACGTCAACCTCACCAGCGTGTACCTAACGACAAAGCACGCGGCCTCTCATCTGAACGAGAGTGGAGCAGGAAGAATTGTCAACCTTGCGTCGACGGCCGCGTTCGAGGGAACGCCAAAGGGGGCCGGGTACTGTGCGACGAAAGGCGGTGTAGTCAACCTAACCCGCCAACTGGCCGTCGACTTCGGATCTGACGGCACGACGGCCAACGCCCTCTGCCCAGGTCCCATCTACACTAGCATGTCACAAGGAACGTTCGACGACCCCGAACGCCGTGAGGTTTATGAGGAACACGTCCTGCTCCCTTACTTCGGAGAACCGGAGGACGTCGGTCAACTGACCCGGTTCCTGGCGTCAGACGCCGCCCGGTACATCACTGGGACAGCCATCCCAATCGACGGTGGCTGGCTAGCGAGCAGGTAG
- a CDS encoding amidase, with product MAENVTTASAVSLAEKVRTGDLSPVDIVDAYLDRIDERDDSLGSYITTLEERARAAAHKQAAAIADGSDPGLLVGVPVGVKDIVDVEGVATTHGISLLTDNTAEADDPAVARLRSEGSIVLGKTNTPPFARSAVTESDLVGYCSAPFGEDFNAGGSSGGSAAAVAAGLAAIGYGTDGGGSIRIPASLCGVVGYKPTFGLIPWVNRPDAFAHARGNHAGPITRTVPDAALVLDVVSNPDHNDPFSHPKTSERYLSATKEDPLNLDIAYSPDLGVFPVAEAVEAIVEDAASVLADKTSSTLHRPDIDFGLSLEELVAPKYHNWGPVHNAVLTERVAEEHGIDLTEHPDILGKSFVESTEKGYDIDAVSYKRVNEIHSKIYDVLQDVFVEYDLLVTPTLSVTRVENGTVGPEIIDGEAIDPATDWFLTFPFNFGGPPALSIPAGTVDGLPVGLQIAGQRFADGLVLAAGAALERAQPWHYLYNNL from the coding sequence ATGGCCGAAAACGTGACCACCGCCTCAGCAGTATCACTGGCAGAGAAAGTCCGTACGGGAGATCTATCGCCCGTCGATATCGTCGACGCGTACCTCGACCGTATTGACGAGCGGGACGATTCGCTCGGTTCGTACATCACAACCCTTGAAGAGCGTGCGCGGGCCGCCGCCCACAAGCAGGCCGCGGCTATCGCCGACGGATCGGATCCCGGTCTGCTTGTGGGGGTACCCGTTGGGGTGAAAGACATCGTCGATGTGGAGGGTGTGGCGACCACTCACGGTATCTCGTTGCTGACCGACAACACTGCCGAAGCAGACGACCCGGCAGTAGCTCGGCTGCGGAGCGAAGGCTCGATAGTGCTGGGAAAGACGAACACGCCGCCGTTCGCCCGGAGCGCGGTGACGGAGAGCGACCTAGTTGGGTACTGTTCGGCCCCCTTCGGCGAGGATTTCAATGCAGGTGGGTCATCGGGCGGTTCGGCGGCCGCTGTCGCGGCAGGGTTGGCGGCGATTGGTTACGGAACCGATGGTGGTGGCTCGATTCGAATTCCAGCATCCCTGTGCGGTGTCGTTGGATATAAACCGACGTTTGGGCTCATCCCGTGGGTGAATCGACCGGACGCGTTCGCCCACGCTCGTGGAAATCACGCCGGCCCGATAACCCGGACGGTGCCCGACGCTGCGCTCGTACTTGATGTTGTCTCGAATCCCGACCACAATGACCCGTTCTCACACCCCAAAACAAGCGAGAGATACCTGTCGGCGACCAAGGAGGATCCCCTCAACCTCGATATCGCCTACAGCCCGGACTTGGGGGTGTTCCCGGTCGCCGAAGCCGTCGAAGCAATCGTCGAAGATGCAGCCTCAGTGCTCGCGGACAAAACCTCTTCAACTCTTCACCGCCCTGATATCGACTTCGGCCTGTCGCTGGAAGAACTGGTCGCTCCCAAGTATCACAACTGGGGACCCGTCCACAACGCCGTCCTGACCGAGCGCGTCGCCGAAGAACACGGCATCGACCTCACTGAACATCCAGATATTCTTGGCAAATCATTCGTCGAATCCACCGAGAAGGGGTACGATATAGACGCAGTCTCATACAAACGAGTGAATGAAATCCATTCGAAGATTTACGACGTCCTCCAGGACGTGTTCGTGGAGTACGACCTACTCGTGACGCCGACGCTTTCGGTGACCCGCGTCGAGAATGGGACTGTCGGCCCGGAGATCATCGACGGTGAAGCCATCGATCCTGCGACCGACTGGTTCCTAACGTTCCCGTTCAACTTTGGCGGGCCGCCGGCGCTTTCCATCCCTGCTGGTACTGTCGACGGGCTCCCCGTTGGCCTACAGATTGCTGGACAGCGCTTTGCCGACGGTCTAGTCCTTGCAGCGGGCGCCGCACTCGAACGTGCCCAACCGTGGCACTACCTGTACAACAACCTCTGA
- a CDS encoding creatininase family protein, with protein MYECFGSQPTAWAGKTAAEIKAIAEEDGSILVLPVGSIEQHGPHLPVSTDTICADALAHEGAKLVMDEIPILIGPAQWAGNSPYHVGFPGRIDVTFSKLVEFYEEMASSALETGFDALLFLNGHGGNHNAIGGASKAIGLDHPDIEVLAITYFGLAADFIDEIRDSKPGGMNHAGELETSIMMHLRPDLVRGDLIEGANLDEPYTHAYDDMFVGGPLSVHRLEEEYSENGAVGNPEFASAEKGKEIFEKLCTEMRILFEEIYEQNAN; from the coding sequence ATGTACGAGTGTTTCGGTAGTCAACCGACCGCATGGGCCGGAAAGACTGCCGCCGAAATCAAAGCAATTGCTGAAGAAGATGGTTCGATTCTCGTTCTCCCTGTAGGAAGCATCGAACAGCACGGACCACACCTGCCCGTCTCGACCGATACCATCTGCGCCGACGCGTTAGCACACGAAGGCGCGAAGCTGGTCATGGACGAAATCCCGATCCTGATCGGTCCAGCACAGTGGGCAGGTAACTCCCCGTACCACGTGGGGTTCCCAGGTCGCATCGACGTCACGTTCAGCAAACTCGTCGAATTCTACGAAGAAATGGCGTCTTCCGCCCTCGAAACTGGGTTCGATGCTCTGCTCTTCCTGAACGGACACGGCGGCAACCACAACGCTATCGGCGGCGCGAGCAAGGCCATCGGACTCGACCACCCTGATATCGAGGTATTGGCGATTACTTACTTTGGGCTTGCCGCGGATTTCATAGACGAGATTCGAGACTCCAAACCTGGCGGAATGAACCACGCGGGAGAACTGGAGACTTCGATAATGATGCACCTGCGCCCCGACCTCGTCCGAGGTGATCTCATCGAGGGCGCGAACCTCGACGAACCATACACACACGCATACGATGATATGTTTGTCGGTGGACCGCTCTCAGTCCACCGGCTCGAAGAAGAGTATTCAGAGAACGGCGCCGTCGGCAACCCCGAGTTCGCTAGCGCTGAGAAGGGCAAGGAAATCTTCGAAAAACTCTGTACGGAGATGAGAATTCTGTTCGAAGAAATTTACGAACAGAATGCGAACTGA
- a CDS encoding phosphotriesterase family protein, which produces MSDAGKAITAEGPVNPENLGITLPHEHLFSSWGPEKFDTPESAYERKLAREPISLDNLWYVRRNPTQHQGNLRLESMEDAVKEVMHFYRAGGDTIVDVTPKGTSADPVRVRGVGRETDLNFVHGTAFYTYDSHPDRIGDITIDELAEEFVSDVSEGINDTSVRAGIIGEIGTSGDIHEQEKRVLRAGARASLETGAPVSVHPPSNRNPEWPPSRRALQVLDILEEEGLPLDRVVICHMDQSKWLGGSMEYQRQILDRGAYVEFDLFGHDLYFAHAKDAQPSDVDRAGYVAELVEDGYADQLLLSHDIFLKHLLRTYGGHGYAHILTNVVPMFDGAGVPDEVVEQILTTNPQRMLTFAKPQ; this is translated from the coding sequence ATGTCAGATGCAGGCAAAGCCATCACCGCTGAGGGACCGGTAAACCCTGAAAACCTGGGCATCACACTTCCACACGAACACCTGTTTTCATCGTGGGGGCCAGAGAAATTCGACACACCCGAGTCCGCCTACGAGCGAAAACTCGCCCGTGAACCGATTTCTCTCGACAATCTCTGGTACGTCCGACGCAACCCGACCCAACACCAGGGGAACCTCCGATTAGAGTCAATGGAGGACGCCGTCAAGGAGGTCATGCACTTTTACCGGGCAGGTGGCGACACCATTGTTGACGTCACACCCAAGGGCACCAGTGCTGACCCAGTACGTGTCCGCGGCGTGGGTCGTGAAACGGACCTCAACTTCGTTCACGGAACGGCCTTTTATACCTACGACTCTCACCCCGACCGAATTGGCGACATTACGATCGACGAACTCGCAGAGGAATTCGTCAGTGATGTCAGCGAGGGAATCAACGATACATCCGTCCGAGCCGGTATCATCGGCGAAATCGGCACTTCCGGTGACATCCACGAGCAAGAAAAGAGAGTACTCCGGGCTGGGGCTCGGGCCTCGCTGGAGACCGGTGCTCCAGTAAGTGTCCACCCGCCCTCGAATCGCAACCCCGAGTGGCCACCGTCTAGGCGGGCGCTGCAGGTACTCGATATTCTTGAAGAGGAGGGACTACCGCTGGACCGAGTCGTCATCTGTCATATGGACCAGTCGAAGTGGCTCGGAGGATCAATGGAGTATCAACGACAGATTCTCGACCGCGGTGCGTACGTCGAGTTTGACCTGTTTGGGCATGATCTGTACTTCGCGCACGCTAAGGACGCCCAGCCATCGGACGTTGACCGGGCCGGTTATGTCGCGGAGCTAGTCGAAGACGGATACGCGGATCAGTTGTTACTCTCGCACGACATCTTTCTCAAACACCTCCTCCGAACGTACGGCGGTCACGGTTACGCGCATATCCTCACGAACGTGGTGCCGATGTTTGATGGGGCAGGCGTTCCTGACGAAGTCGTCGAACAGATCCTCACGACCAATCCACAGCGAATGCTGACGTTTGCGAAACCGCAGTAA
- a CDS encoding aldo/keto reductase, whose amino-acid sequence MGINTVKLGKTGLNVSELALGTARFGSQRSDGEKEISRDQAHRLLDRYAEAGGNFIDMADVYGGGRAEEYVGDWLGEQDRDKFILASKIYWPTREDDPNAQGLNRKHLRTQIDNILNRLGTDYVDLLYIHRWDNETPVAEFMRTLNGFVNDGRVHYLGASNRDPNAWQVVKANEIAKREGWEPFTNTQIIVNLVDRQIEPEYLPMVESYGLGLMPFSPLAGGFLTGKYERDESPPEGSRGAHEDRFREMYLTDENFDVLDTVREVADEYNASVVQVSLAWLLQHPAVTAPVIGPRTVDQLEANIDATDVDLSEDAFERLSEATSVPY is encoded by the coding sequence ATGGGAATCAACACAGTCAAACTTGGGAAGACAGGCCTGAATGTCAGCGAACTTGCACTCGGTACCGCTCGGTTCGGAAGCCAGCGCTCCGACGGAGAAAAGGAAATTTCCCGCGATCAGGCACACAGGCTGCTTGACAGATACGCCGAGGCTGGTGGCAACTTCATTGATATGGCGGACGTCTACGGCGGCGGCCGTGCTGAAGAGTACGTTGGAGACTGGCTCGGAGAACAAGATCGTGACAAGTTCATTCTCGCCTCGAAAATCTATTGGCCGACACGTGAGGACGACCCGAATGCGCAGGGACTCAACCGCAAGCACCTCCGCACTCAAATTGACAACATTCTCAATCGTCTGGGAACTGACTACGTCGATCTGCTTTACATCCACCGGTGGGACAACGAGACACCGGTCGCGGAGTTCATGCGAACTCTGAACGGCTTCGTCAATGACGGCCGTGTCCATTACCTCGGCGCGTCCAACCGAGATCCAAACGCCTGGCAGGTCGTTAAGGCGAACGAAATCGCCAAAAGAGAGGGCTGGGAGCCATTTACCAACACGCAAATTATAGTCAATCTCGTCGACCGGCAGATCGAACCGGAGTATCTGCCCATGGTGGAGTCGTACGGTCTCGGCTTGATGCCGTTCTCGCCCTTAGCCGGCGGCTTCCTGACCGGGAAGTACGAGCGCGACGAGTCCCCACCTGAGGGTTCCCGCGGCGCTCACGAAGATCGCTTCCGCGAAATGTACCTTACCGATGAGAACTTCGACGTACTCGACACCGTTCGCGAGGTTGCAGACGAGTACAATGCCTCAGTGGTTCAGGTGTCGCTCGCCTGGCTATTGCAACATCCGGCGGTAACGGCCCCGGTCATCGGACCGCGGACCGTCGACCAACTCGAGGCGAACATCGACGCCACGGACGTTGACCTCTCGGAAGACGCGTTCGAGCGGCTGAGCGAGGCCACATCCGTACCATACTGA